In one Diprion similis isolate iyDipSimi1 chromosome 6, iyDipSimi1.1, whole genome shotgun sequence genomic region, the following are encoded:
- the LOC124407249 gene encoding juvenile hormone epoxide hydrolase 1-like — MLKLGAVSLLLIIGLVKYFGYKGEPEVPNLPSDQYWGPGKPTKIDESIRPFKIDIPKEVIDDLKNRLERTRSLRKPLEGAGWTYGVNSDYFKTVLEYWRTKYDWSKRQALLNKYPQFKTNIQGLDIHFYHVKPTIPKGSSIRVLPLLLVHGWPGSIVEFQKIIPLLTTPRSNANFVFEVIAPSLPGYGFSDGASRPGLGNPQVTVLMKNLMTRLGFEEFYTQGGDWGSIVTANMGVLYPKSVSGMHLNFCLQNTPSSTLWSIIGAYIPSLVISDEHWSKMYPLSHHYSRLLEESGYMHIQATKPDTVGIALSDSPAGLAAYILEKFSTWTNPEYRFSQDGKLLEKFTIDELLDNLMVYWVTNSITTSMRLYAESLNTATRSLKLDSFPIKTPTACAMFPNEISYLSESLLRSRYPNLIQVNHLPRGGHFAAFEEPQLLANDFWSFVSTVEEKKKNENTGKSSEL, encoded by the exons ATGCTGAAGCTGGGAGCTGTGTCGCTGCTTCTTATTATTGGACTCGTAAAATATTTCGG GTACAAGGGAGAACCTGAGGTACCAAATCTACCAAGTGACCAGTATTGGGGACCAGGAAAACCTACGAAGATCGACGAAAGCATCCGTCCGTTCAAGATCGACATCCCGAAAGAG GTTATAGATGATCTGAAGAATCGTTTGGAAAGGACACGGTCCTTAAGAAAGCCGCTGGAAGGTGCAGGATGGACTTACGGCGTAAACAGTGATTACTTCAAAACAGTATTGGAATATTGGAGAACAAAGTACGACTGGAGTAAACGCCAAGCACTCCTCAACAAGTATCCCCAGTTCAAAACCAACATTCAAG GTTTGGACATCCACTTCTACCATGTAAAGCCCACAATCCCTAAGGGTAGTTCGATCCGAGTTCTTCCTTTGCTGCTCGTCCATGGCTGGCCAGGATCTATCGTCGAATTCCAAAAGATCATCCCCCTTCTTACGACGCCGCGTTCAAATGCGAACTTCGTCTTCGAAGTGATCGCACCATCGCTTCCAGGGTACGGATTTTCCGACGGCGCATCTCGTCCAGGTCTCGGAAATCCTCAG GTGACAgtgttgatgaaaaatctgaTGACTCGGCTGGGATTTGAGGAATTCTACACTCAAGGTGGCGATTGGGGAAGCATCGTCACTGCAAACATGGGAGTTCTTTATCCCAAGAG CGTTTCTGGTATGCACCTAAACTTTTGCCTACAAAACACCCCGTCATCAACTCTGTGGTCAATTATCGGCGCCTACATTCCGTCTTTAGTTATCAGCGACGAGCATTGGTCCAAAATGTATCCTTTGAGTCACCACTATTCCCGTCTTCTTGAAGAGTCAGGATACATGCACATCCAGGCCACCAAACCCGACACCGTCG GAATCGCTCTGTCCGATTCACCTGCCGGTCTGGCTGCCTACATTTTGGAGAAGTTCAGCACCTGGACGAATCCGGAATACAGATTCAGTCAAGACGGTAAATTGCTCGAGAAATTCACTATCGACGAGCTTTTGGACAACCTGATGGTATACTGGGTGACCAACTCAATCACGACCAGCATGCGCTTGTACGCGGAAAGTCTTAACACGGCAACTCGAAGTCTCAAACTGGATTC GTTTCCCATCAAGACGCCGACGGCCTGTGCCATGTTTCCGAACGAGATCTCATATCTATCAGAGTCTTTGTTACGATCGAGATATCCGAATCTGATTCAAGTAAACCATCTGCCTCGAGGCGGTCATTTTGCCGCTTTTGAGGAGCCTCAGCTTCTTGCTAACGATTTCTGGTCTTTTGTTAGTACGgtggaggagaagaaaaaaaatgagaatactGGAAAGTCTTcggaattgtaa
- the LOC124407250 gene encoding juvenile hormone epoxide hydrolase 1-like, whose protein sequence is MWKLTLVSLLLIYGIAKYFGSTGEPELPAVPSDQYWGPGQAHEIDKSIRPFKIDIPKEVIDDLKARLNRTRSLTKPLEGAAWTYGVNSEYLQTVLEYWRKKYDWTERQALLNKYPQFKTNIQGLDIHFYHVKPTVPKDRSVRVVPMLLLHGWPGSVVEFQKAIPLLSTPRPDQDFVFELVIPSLPGYGFSDSAVRPGLGSAQVAVLMTNLMNRLGFEKFYTQGGDWGSLITTNIGILRSKNVLGAHLNLCSSRTAASTLWSIVGSFIPSLIVSNEHWSKMYPLTYHWSRLVEEMGYLHIQSTKPDTVGVALSDSPAGLAAYILEKFSTWTNPEYRFSQDGKLLEKFTIDELLDNLMLYWVTNSITTSMRLYSESFNSAQQSLKLDSVYLGVPTACAIFPHEISYHPESLLRLRYSDLVQVNYMPRGGHFAIFEEPQLLADDVWSFVGLVEKKKKTEKPATSSEL, encoded by the exons ATGTGGAAACTGACGCTCGTATCATTGCTCCTTATTTACGGGATAGCCAAATATTTTGG ATCCACCGGAGAGCCTGAATTACCGGCTGTACCAAGTGATCAGTACTGGGGACCAGGACAAGCTCATGAGATCGACAAAAGCATCCGCCCATTCAAAATTGACATTCCAAAAGAG GTTATTGATGATCTAAAAGCACGCCTGAACAGAACTCGATCCTTAACAAAGCCACTAGAAGGTGCAGCATGGACTTACGGAGTGAATAGCGAGTACCTTCAAACGGTACTGGAATATTGGAGGAAAAAATACGACTGGACGGAACGCCAAGCACTCCTGAATAAATACCCTCAGTTTAAAACGAATATTCAAG GTTTGGACATCCATTTTTATCACGTTAAGCCTACAGTTCCTAAGGATAGATCAGTTCGCGTAGTTCCTATGCTGTTGCTTCATGGTTGGCCAGGATCTGTCGTCGAGTTCCAAAAGGCCATTCCTCTGCTTTCCACGCCACGTCCAGATCAAGACTTCGTTTTTGAATTAGTCATACCGTCACTTCCGGGATACGGATTTTCCGACAGTGCGGTTCGTCCGGGATTAGGCAGTGCTCAG GTGGCGGTGTTGATGACGAATTTGATGAATCGACtgggatttgaaaaattctacactCAAGGGGGGGATTGGGGAAGTCTTATCACGACGAACATTGGTATCCTCCGCTCCAAAAA tgtTCTTGGAGCACACCTGAACTTGTGCAGCTCAAGAACAGCTGCTTCCACTTTGTGGAGCATTGTCGGATCCTTCATCCCATCACTGATTGTCAGCAATGAGCACTGGTCCAAAATGTATCCTCTGACTTATCATTGGTCACGTCTTGTCGAGGAGATGGGATATCTTCATATACAGTCCACCAAACCCGACACTGTCG GCGTTGCACTTAGCGACTCTCCAGCCGGTCTAGCTGCCTACATTTTGGAGAAGTTCAGCACCTGGACGAATCCGGAATACAGATTTAGTCAAGACGGTAAATTGCTCGAGAAATTCACTATCGACGAGCTTTTGGACAACCTGATGTTATACTGGGTGACCAACTCTATCACGACCAGTATGCGGTTGTACTCCGAGAGTTTTAACTCTGCTCAACAAAGCTTGAAATTAGATTC AGTTTATCTAGGAGTACCAACAGCTTGTGCCATTTTCCCCCACGAAATTTCATATCACCCCGAGTCACTGCTGCGATTGAGATACTCCGATTTGGTTCAAGTAAATTACATGCCTCGCGGTGGCCACTTTGCCATTTTCGAGGAACCTCAACTGCTCGCTGATGATGTGTGGTCTTTCGTTGGTctagtggagaaaaaaaagaagactgaAAAACCTGCCACATCCAGCGAGCTGTAA
- the LOC124407251 gene encoding juvenile hormone epoxide hydrolase 1-like: protein MWKLALVSVLLVFGIAKYLGNKVEPEVPTLPRDQYWGPGKPTKIDESIRPFKIDIPKNVIDDLKNRLERTRSLRKPLEGVGWTYGINSDYFQTIIEHWRTKYDWTKRQALLNKYPQFKTNIQGLDIHFYHVKPTVPKDASVRVLPLLMVHGWPGSVVEFQKVIPQLTTPRPDRDFVFELIVPSLPGYGFSDGAVRPGMGSAHVAVIMMNLMDRLGFEKFYTQGGDWGSSVVTQMGIFYPNRVFGTHLNFCIVRIGSSMLWTIIGAFIPSLVVSDEHWSKMYPLSHHYSRLLEETGYMHLQSSKPDTVGVALTDSPAGLAAYILEKFSTWTNAEYRFSQDGKLLEKFTLDELLDNVMVYWVTSSITTSMRLYAESFNLEHRKLGTDGLPLHSPSACALFPHELTYSPESLLRPKYPNLIQANHLPRGGHFAAFEEPQLLADDVWSFVDKVEASRKTEKISKSTEL, encoded by the exons ATGTGGAAGCTTGCACTTGTGTCGGTGCTACTTGTTTTTGGGATTGCAAAATACCTTGG GAACAAGGTAGAACCTGAGGTACCAACTCTACCACGTGACCAGTATTGGGGACCAGGAAAACCTACAAAGATCGACGAAAGCATCCGTCCGTTCAAGATCGACATTCCGAAAAAC GTTATAGATGATCTGAAGAACCGTTTGGAAAGGACACGGTCCTTAAGAAAGCCGTTGGAAGGTGTAGGATGGACTTACGGTATCAACAGCGACTATTTTCAAACTATAATAGAGCATTGGCGGACAAAGTACGATTGGACAAAACGCCAAGCCCTCCTCAACAAATACCCCCAGTTCAAAACAAATATTCAAG GTTTGGACATCCACTTCTACCATGTGAAGCCCACTGTACCTAAGGACGCTTCAGTGCGGGTCCTTCCTCTGTTAATGGTTCATGGTTGGCCCGGATCTGTTGTTGAATTCCAAAAGGTCATCCCTCAGCTCACAACACCGCGCCCTGATCGAGACtttgtcttcgaattgatCGTGCCATCACTTCCGGGTTACGGATTTTCCGATGGAGCAGTTCGCCCTGGAATGGGCTCTGCACAT GTGGCAGTGATAATGATGAATTTGATGGACAGACTgggctttgaaaaattctatacacaaGGTGGGGATTGGGGAAGCAGTGTCGTCACACAAATGGGAATCTTTTATCCTAATAG AGTTTTCGGCACACATCTGAATTTCTGTATAGTCAGAATAGGTTCGTCAATGCTGTGGACTATTATCGGCGCCTTCATTCCATCGCTTGTTGTTAGTGATGAGCACTGGTCTAAAATGTACCCTCTAAGCCATCATTATTCCCGTCTTCTCGAAGAGACTGGATACATGCACCTGCAGTCGAGTAAACCCGACACCGTTG GCGTCGCTCTTACTGATTCTCCAGCCGGTCTGGCTGCTTACATTCTTGAGAAGTTTAGCACCTGGACGAATGCTGAGTACAGATTCAGCCAAGACGGTAAATTACTTGAGAAATTCACCCTCGACGAACTTTTGGACAACGTTATGGTCTACTGGGTAACAAGCTCAATAACGACCAGCATGCGTTTGTACGCCGAAAGTTTTAACTTGGAACACCGAAAGCTGGGGACAGATGG ACTTCCTTTGCACTCACCGTCAGCTTGTGCTCTTTTCCCACATGAACTCACGTATTCTCCAGAGTCCCTCCTGCGTCCCAAGTATCCAAACTTAATCCAAGCGAATCATCTGCCTCGTGGTGGTCACTTTGCAGCTTTTGAAGAACCTCAGCTTCTAGCTGACGATGTCTGGTCTTTTGTTGATAAGGTGGAAGCCAGCAGAAAGACTGAAAAGATCTCCAAATCAACGGAATTATGA
- the LOC124407248 gene encoding juvenile hormone epoxide hydrolase 1-like, whose product MALVKYAVLGVSLILGVSYLFNRGGNQKAPQLGDAWWGPGTEQSVDEAVRPFKIKFSNEDINNLKARLKNTRNLKPALEGTGWTYGVNSGFMPTIIDHWLNKYNFTERQEYLNKYPQFVTNIQGLDIHFLHVKPNNAGGKKVLPLLVQHGWPGSVIEMYKIIPLLTTPRDEYDFVFEVIVPSLPGYGFSSGTTKPGLGSAQVAVVLKNLMLRLGFKKFYTQGGDWGAIITANLASMFPQHVLGMHSNMCIVMQPQTFLTTYIYSFWPSMLIPDEDYHLMYPFGEHWSRRLEESGYLHIQATKPDTLGVALADSPAGLAAYILEKFSTGTNPQLRFKENGGLLDKYSADELLDNVMLYWIPNSMTTAMRLYAEHFNKAHMALGMEYVPIEVPSACAQFPHEISYQPPSLLSARFKKLIRARKMPRGGHFAAFEEPQLLADEVWTSIGIMEAGRKQSQANKASKKST is encoded by the exons ATGGCTCTTGTTAAGTACGCCGTTCTGGGCGTGAGTCTGATCCTTGGAGTATCTTACCTGTTTAACCGGGGTGGCAACCAGAAGGCCCCGCAGCTCGGCGACGCCTGGTGGGGCCCGGGGACCGAGCAGTCCGTTGACGAAGCCGTCAGACCCTTCAAGATCAAGTTCTCGAACGAG GACATAAACAACCTGAAAGCACGCCTAAAAAACACGCGGAACTTGAAGCCGGCCCTGGAAGGTACAGGATGGACTTACGGCGTGAATTCCGGCTTTATGCCAACCATTATTGATCACTGGCTGAACAAGTACAACTTTACCGAGCGGCAAGAATACTTGAACAAGTATCCTCAGTTCGTAACGAACATTCAAG GTTTGGACATTCACTTTCTGCACGTGAAACCAAATAATGCAGGGGGCAAAAAAGTCTTGCCTCTGCTCGTTCAGCACGGATGGCCCGGTTCTGTGATTGAAATGTACAAAATCATACCACTGCTCACGACCCCTCGCGATGAGTACGACTTCGTTTTTGAAGTGATCGTCCCGTCGCTCCCCGGCTATGGCTTCTCGTCTGGAACAACGAAACCTGGTTTGGGATCGGCGCAAGTAGCCGTCGTTTTGAAGAATCTGATGCTCAGGCtaggtttcaaaaaattctacactCAGGGTGGAGATTGGGGGGCCATCATCACTGCTAACCTCGCCTCCATGTTCCCTCAACA CGTCCTCGGCATGCATTCAAACATGTGCATCGTTATGCAACCTCAGACCTTCTTGACGACGTACATATACAGTTTCTGGCCGTCGATGCTCATTCCTGACGAGGACTATCACCTCATGTACCCATTTGGCGAACACTGGTCCCGGAGACTCGAAGAGAGTGGATATCTTCACATCCAGGCTACCAAACCCGACACTTTGG GAGTTGCCCTGGCTGATTCGCCGGCTGGACTGGCTGCTTACATCctggagaaattttcaaccggaACAAACCCCCAATTGAGATTCAAGGAGAATGGCGGATTACTTGACAAGTACTCGGCTGACGAACTCTTGGACAACGTGATGCTCTACTGGATCCCCAATTCGATGACGACCGCAATGCGGTTATACGCGGAACACTTCAATAAAGCGCACATGGCACTTGGAATGGAATA CGTACCGATCGAAGTGCCAAGTGCGTGTGCGCAGTTCCCTCACGAAATATCGTATCAACCACCGTCGCTGCTGAGCGCGCGTTTCAAGAAGCTGATACGTGCGAGGAAAATGCCTCGCGGTGGACATTTCGCAGCTTTTGAAGAGCCGCAGCTTCTCGCTGACGAGGTTTGGACATCGATCGGCATCATGGAAGCCGGTAGAAAGCAAAGCCAGGCGAACAAGGCGAGCAAGAAGTCGACATAA